Proteins encoded in a region of the Candidatus Zixiibacteriota bacterium genome:
- a CDS encoding DinB family protein: MTPQEPPVGEKGIDLVRQALKSQYHASLATLRQAIEKCPDELWASDDYLNPFWRIAYHSLYFLHLYIQPHVSDFCPWEHHQEGVQDMDDYPSPPEIEALFTPHDRPKYVDKVYSRAELLAYADFCEEMIDDAVDVLDLLSPESGFVWYKITKIEFQFVTIRHMQHHAAQLGERLRTSSDIELRWVGARGRKQGGGA; this comes from the coding sequence ATGACCCCACAAGAACCACCGGTCGGCGAAAAGGGAATCGACCTGGTTAGACAGGCGCTGAAGAGTCAATATCACGCCTCGCTGGCCACGCTGCGTCAGGCGATTGAAAAGTGCCCCGACGAACTTTGGGCATCCGACGACTACCTCAATCCGTTTTGGCGGATTGCTTACCACTCGTTGTACTTTTTGCATCTGTACATCCAACCGCACGTTTCTGATTTCTGTCCCTGGGAACATCATCAGGAGGGCGTCCAGGACATGGACGACTATCCGTCGCCGCCTGAGATTGAGGCTCTGTTTACGCCGCATGACCGACCGAAGTATGTCGACAAAGTTTACAGCAGGGCCGAACTGCTTGCGTATGCCGACTTTTGTGAAGAGATGATCGACGACGCTGTCGATGTGCTTGATCTCTTGAGTCCGGAGAGCGGGTTTGTTTGGTACAAGATAACCAAGATAGAGTTTCAGTTTGTGACCATTCGTCACATGCAGCACCATGCGGCTCAGCTTGGAGAAAGGCTGCGCACGTCGTCGGACATCGAGCTCAGGTGGGTGGGCGCTCGCGGACGTAAGCAGGGCGGGGGGGCGTGA